Proteins encoded within one genomic window of Citrobacter amalonaticus Y19:
- the dhaM gene encoding dihydroxyacetone kinase phosphoryl donor subunit DhaM — MVNLVIVSHSARLGEGVGELAQQMLMGGDCKIAIAAGIDDPQNPIGTDPIKVMEAIESVADTDHVLVMMDIGSALLSAETALDLLDPTIAAKVRLCAAPLVEGTLAATVSAAAGADIEKVIADATNALEAKREQLGLPSSVSETRITPAFIAQDAAAKSVSVVIKNPNGLHIRPASRLVATLSGFNADLLLEKNGKCVTPDSLNQISLLQVRCHDTIRLLASGEQADDALAAFSRLAAEDFGESLEDAAVAASPTADITGNAFCYTPTLPPIQQTSDRSPGTEQARLRNALDLTLLDLMTLITRVEENWPGDLAAIFSGHHMLLDDPELFDTACGLLRSEHCTAEYAWQQVLSSLSTQYRQLDDAYLQARYIDIDDLLHRTLRHLLQSPLGLPDVSAPAILVADNLFPSTVLELDPNVVKGICLREGSALAHGALIAREMDIAWICQQGDALNDVQTGERLTLDVAQNRVVRERKPL, encoded by the coding sequence ATGGTAAACCTGGTCATAGTCTCTCACAGCGCCCGCCTCGGTGAAGGGGTGGGCGAGCTGGCGCAGCAGATGTTAATGGGTGGCGACTGTAAGATAGCCATTGCCGCCGGTATCGACGATCCGCAAAATCCCATCGGCACCGACCCCATCAAGGTGATGGAGGCGATCGAGTCTGTTGCCGATACCGACCACGTGCTGGTAATGATGGACATCGGCAGCGCCCTGCTCAGTGCAGAAACGGCGCTGGACCTCCTCGATCCGACGATCGCGGCGAAAGTACGGCTGTGCGCCGCACCGCTGGTGGAAGGGACGCTGGCGGCTACGGTGAGCGCTGCCGCGGGCGCGGATATCGAAAAGGTCATCGCCGACGCGACGAACGCCCTCGAGGCCAAGCGTGAGCAACTGGGTTTACCCTCTTCTGTTTCTGAGACCCGCATTACCCCTGCCTTTATCGCACAGGATGCGGCGGCAAAATCGGTGTCCGTGGTGATCAAAAATCCTAACGGTCTGCACATCCGTCCGGCCTCCCGGCTAGTGGCAACACTGTCGGGCTTTAACGCCGATCTGCTGCTGGAAAAAAACGGCAAGTGCGTCACGCCGGACAGCCTGAATCAGATTTCGCTGTTGCAGGTTCGCTGTCATGACACGATACGTCTGCTGGCAAGTGGAGAGCAGGCGGATGACGCGCTGGCCGCGTTTAGTCGCCTGGCTGCGGAGGATTTCGGCGAGTCGCTGGAGGACGCGGCGGTTGCCGCATCGCCGACGGCGGACATCACGGGAAACGCCTTCTGTTACACACCCACGCTGCCGCCGATTCAACAAACGTCCGATCGCAGTCCGGGCACAGAGCAGGCGCGATTGCGTAACGCGCTGGATCTCACGCTGCTCGACCTGATGACGCTGATTACCCGCGTGGAAGAAAACTGGCCGGGCGACCTGGCGGCCATTTTCTCTGGCCACCATATGTTGCTGGATGACCCAGAACTGTTTGATACCGCCTGCGGGCTGCTGCGTAGCGAGCACTGTACGGCGGAATATGCCTGGCAGCAGGTGTTAAGCAGTCTGAGCACGCAGTATCGTCAACTGGATGACGCCTATCTGCAGGCGCGCTACATCGATATCGACGATCTCCTGCACCGCACGCTGCGTCATTTGCTGCAAAGCCCGCTGGGTCTGCCTGACGTTAGCGCGCCAGCCATACTGGTTGCCGACAACCTGTTTCCGTCCACGGTGTTGGAACTCGACCCGAACGTGGTGAAAGGCATCTGCCTGCGGGAAGGCAGTGCGCTCGCGCATGGCGCCTTGATCGCCCGGGAGATGGACATCGCCTGGATATGCCAGCAGGGCGACGCGCTTAACGATGTACAAACGGGTGAGCGACTCACCCTTGATGTGGCGCAAAATCGCGTCGTCAGGGAAAGGAAACCGCTGTAA